Proteins co-encoded in one Amblyraja radiata isolate CabotCenter1 chromosome 24, sAmbRad1.1.pri, whole genome shotgun sequence genomic window:
- the LOC116986799 gene encoding ubiquinol-cytochrome-c reductase complex assembly factor 2 isoform X5 — MAVTRYRRFLRLCEEWPLDQSKGGRDLGAFLRQRVALAFREGESTQIADPEKCDQMYDSLARINSAYYKNKYPRLRNTCFTGVTVEECRMVLATDNMKQMEEMKKGYF, encoded by the exons atggcggtGACGCGGTACCGGCGGTTCCTCCGCCTGTGCGAGGAATGGCCGCTCGACCAGAGCAAAGGCGGCCGCGACCTGGGCGCCTTCCTGCGGCAGCGCGTGGCGTTGGCCTTCCGCGAGGGGGAGAGCACGCAG ATTGCAGATCCAGAGAAGTGTGACCAGATGTATGACAGTTTAGCCAGAATCAACTCTGCTTATTACAAAAACAAG TACCCCCGTCTCAGAAACACATGTTTTACTGGTGTGACAGTGGAAGAATGTCGAATGGTTCTTGCAACAG ATAATATGAAACAAATGGAAGAAATGAAGAAAG GTTACTTCTGA
- the LOC116986799 gene encoding ubiquinol-cytochrome-c reductase complex assembly factor 2 isoform X4, translating to MAVTRYRRFLRLCEEWPLDQSKGGRDLGAFLRQRVALAFREGESTQIADPEKCDQMYDSLARINSAYYKNKYPRLRNTCFTGVTVEECRMVLATDNMKQMEEMKKVSLQL from the exons atggcggtGACGCGGTACCGGCGGTTCCTCCGCCTGTGCGAGGAATGGCCGCTCGACCAGAGCAAAGGCGGCCGCGACCTGGGCGCCTTCCTGCGGCAGCGCGTGGCGTTGGCCTTCCGCGAGGGGGAGAGCACGCAG ATTGCAGATCCAGAGAAGTGTGACCAGATGTATGACAGTTTAGCCAGAATCAACTCTGCTTATTACAAAAACAAG TACCCCCGTCTCAGAAACACATGTTTTACTGGTGTGACAGTGGAAGAATGTCGAATGGTTCTTGCAACAG ATAATATGAAACAAATGGAAGAAATGAAGAAAG TTTCTCTGCAGCTCTAA
- the LOC116986799 gene encoding ubiquinol-cytochrome-c reductase complex assembly factor 2 isoform X3, protein MAVTRYRRFLRLCEEWPLDQSKGGRDLGAFLRQRVALAFREGESTQIADPEKCDQMYDSLARINSAYYKNKYPRLRNTCFTGVTVEECRMVLATDNMKQMEEMKKALTWHRFRMQFP, encoded by the exons atggcggtGACGCGGTACCGGCGGTTCCTCCGCCTGTGCGAGGAATGGCCGCTCGACCAGAGCAAAGGCGGCCGCGACCTGGGCGCCTTCCTGCGGCAGCGCGTGGCGTTGGCCTTCCGCGAGGGGGAGAGCACGCAG ATTGCAGATCCAGAGAAGTGTGACCAGATGTATGACAGTTTAGCCAGAATCAACTCTGCTTATTACAAAAACAAG TACCCCCGTCTCAGAAACACATGTTTTACTGGTGTGACAGTGGAAGAATGTCGAATGGTTCTTGCAACAG ATAATATGAAACAAATGGAAGAAATGAAGAAAG CTCTAACTTGGCACAGATTCAGAATGCAGTTTCCATGA
- the LOC116986799 gene encoding ubiquinol-cytochrome-c reductase complex assembly factor 2 isoform X1, which translates to MAVTRYRRFLRLCEEWPLDQSKGGRDLGAFLRQRVALAFREGESTQIADPEKCDQMYDSLARINSAYYKNKYPRLRNTCFTGVTVEECRMVLATDNMKQMEEMKKDQGHGAHAWKPIQVFGLQQVKRNNK; encoded by the exons atggcggtGACGCGGTACCGGCGGTTCCTCCGCCTGTGCGAGGAATGGCCGCTCGACCAGAGCAAAGGCGGCCGCGACCTGGGCGCCTTCCTGCGGCAGCGCGTGGCGTTGGCCTTCCGCGAGGGGGAGAGCACGCAG ATTGCAGATCCAGAGAAGTGTGACCAGATGTATGACAGTTTAGCCAGAATCAACTCTGCTTATTACAAAAACAAG TACCCCCGTCTCAGAAACACATGTTTTACTGGTGTGACAGTGGAAGAATGTCGAATGGTTCTTGCAACAG ATAATATGAAACAAATGGAAGAAATGAAGAAAG ACCAGGGACATGGCGCGCATGCGTGGAAACCAATCCAGGTTTTTGGTCTACAGCAAGTAAAAAGGAACAATAAGTAA
- the LOC116986799 gene encoding ubiquinol-cytochrome-c reductase complex assembly factor 2 isoform X2 → MAVTRYRRFLRLCEEWPLDQSKGGRDLGAFLRQRVALAFREGESTQIADPEKCDQMYDSLARINSAYYKNKYPRLRNTCFTGVTVEECRMVLATDNMKQMEEMKKGMWKKLREKFAGKSENVTKEYV, encoded by the exons atggcggtGACGCGGTACCGGCGGTTCCTCCGCCTGTGCGAGGAATGGCCGCTCGACCAGAGCAAAGGCGGCCGCGACCTGGGCGCCTTCCTGCGGCAGCGCGTGGCGTTGGCCTTCCGCGAGGGGGAGAGCACGCAG ATTGCAGATCCAGAGAAGTGTGACCAGATGTATGACAGTTTAGCCAGAATCAACTCTGCTTATTACAAAAACAAG TACCCCCGTCTCAGAAACACATGTTTTACTGGTGTGACAGTGGAAGAATGTCGAATGGTTCTTGCAACAG ATAATATGAAACAAATGGAAGAAATGAAGAAAGGTATGTGGAAAAAGCTCAGAGAAAAGTTTGCAGGGAAATCAGAAAATGTCACCAAGGAATATGTCTAA